The nucleotide sequence CTCTTGATATCCTCACCAATGCACTGGTAGAACCAAGTCTTTCTGAGGCGCAGCCAGGCTCCCGCTATCAGTTTGAACGCCAGGGCTACTTTTGCGTTGACGCCAAAGATTCCAGAGAAGGCCACCTGGTCTTCAACCGCACCGTCACTCTGCGTGACACCTGGGCAAAGGTAGCTAAAAAGGAGTAAAGATGTTATTGGTAATCAAACCCAACCAATACTTTAACTGTATTTCTTAATGTGAAATCACAAACAGCCTCTCATAATTCCTTCTTCACCTCTTTCTCTAACGACTTTAAGTGGCTCAATAACATTCCACCTTGGTTCGATTACGTATTTCTCAGCCTTTTATCAATTGAAATGCTTCTCTGGTCATGGATGACATGGCCTGATCCAAGAATTGATTTTGGCAGAGAGCTTTACGTTCCGTGGCAAATACTCGAGGGCCGTCATCTTTATGTTGCTTTAGCCTATCATAACGGGCCTCTTTCACCGTATCTGAACTCCTTATGGTTTTTTCTTTTCGGCACCAGCCTACGAACATTAGTTCTTTGTAATTACATGATCCTCTTGGCAACTTCCTGGATCGTATATAGAATTTTAAAAGAGATAAGCGGCAGACTCGGGGCAATTTTTGCCAGTTCGACTTTTCTTCTTTTATTCACTTTTGTAAATTTTACCCAAACCGGTAATGAGAACTGGTTAACGCCATATTCCCATGAAATCACTCACGGCATTTCATTGTCGCTTTTGGCGCTGTTTCTATTCAATCTCTCGATAATGAAGAAGATGTCAAAGTACTATGCCGGGGCTGCTGGTTTCTTCCTCGGTCTGGTTTTTTTGACAAAATGTGAAGTTTTTGCGGCGGCAATTTCCGCGTTTCTCTTTGAATTTATCCTGTTGTTCATTTCAAAAGAACACAGAAAAAAATCAGGCGGAATCCTTTTATGTTTTTTTTCCGGTTTTATTGCGCCCCCACTCGTTTCATACATTTTTTTCTTGTCAATTTCATCTGCAACCGAGGCTTTGCAGGGAGTATTAGGATCATGGATGTACGTCTTCGGGCAGAACAATCTGGAATCACCTTATTTCAGCAGGAACATGGGGTTCGATAAACCTCTTCAAAATATTATCAGGTTGTTAGAGGTTGCTTTAAGCTATGCTGCAATTTTTTTGTGCAGTATCTCGATAGCATTGATCAGCCGGAAACTTACTAAGTTTTGGCATACAACAATTGCCATCATAACATTTGTCCTCCCGGTAATTTTACTATGGTTTTTCAGACAGAACATCCCATGGGACTCCATTTTTTACCCCTTGCCGCTCATCTTGGCTTTCGGGATATTAATAACTCTTTTTCAAACCTATTCCCCAAAAACAAAAAACACATCGCTTAATAACTCTCATTTTTTGCGTACCGGCCTTTTTGTTTTTGCTTTTATCCTTCTTCTGAAAATAATTTTAAAAACAAGAATACATTATTCTGGTTTCGGGCTTGCCATGCCGGCGACCCTTCTTCTTGTGGTTTTATTATCAGAATGGCTGCCGGCTTATGTAAAGAAAATAGGGGGTTCCGGACGAATATTTGCGGCCCTTTCAACAGGAATATGGACAGGTATAATCATTTGCTATTTGACCTTTGCACATTTCATCATTACTTCAAAAACTAATATTGTTGGTTTTGGAGCCGATTCATTCTTTGCCGACGCCAGAGGTATTCCCATCCAAAAAGCTCTCAACGGCATATTAGAGCACGTCGAGCCTGACAAAACTTTAAAAGTGGTACCCGCAACTGAAATACTTAATTATCTCTCACGAAGAAAAAATCCTTTGCGGTATGGAAACCTCAATCCGCACCAAGTTCATATTTTCGGTGAACACAACATCCTGCAAGACTTCAAAAACAATCCTCCCGATTATATTGTTCTTGCAGACGATCATTTCAAAACGTTTGGTCACAGTTATTTCGGTCAAAGCTATGCCCAGTCCATCAGTCTTTGGATTTCTGACAACTATAAATATGTTGCATGGCTTGCCCCCGCCCCCCCTTTTGCCAACGCACGTACCGATATTCTGCTGTTTGAACGCACTGAACCTCCATCAGAGGATAAAATAGCTAAGACCCTATTCACTTTTGAGCAGTTCTCGCAGGAAACAAAGCATGATTAATAAAAGTGACAACTTTCAAAAGACAACGCTTGTTTTCGTTGTGGCGTATCATGCTGAAAATCATATTGAATCGTTATTTGAGCGCATTCCAGAATACCTTTTCAACAACACTAAAATTCACTTTCTTGTCATTGATGATGCATCTTCTGATAAAACAGTCGAATTGGCAGCCAACTGGACTAAACGACATGGGATTCACAATGTGTCGATACTCCAGAATCCAGTCAATCAAGGCTATGGCGGAAATCAAAAACTCGGCTACCGCTATGCCATAGACAACGGCTTTGATCTTGTTGTCCTTTTACATGGCGACGGACAATACACTCCTGAATTATTGCCTGAATTCTTAAAAATCCGGGAAGAAACGGGTGCTGATGTTATTCTGGGATCACGAATGGTTAATATCAAGGATGCCCGGCTTGGTGGCATGCCGTTTTATAAATTGATTGGGAACCGAATCCTGACCGGATTCCAAAATCTTCTCACCGGAATGAAACTTGCCGAATATCATACCGGTTACAGGGCCTATTCAACCAGATTCCTTCAGTCAATACCCTTTGAAATCAATACAAACGACTTTCATTTCGATACGGAAATCATCCTTCAGGCTCATTATATAAATGCTGAAATTGTTGAATTTCCAATCCCGACTCATTACGGAGACGAGAAATGCCATGTTAATGGTTTGAGATATGCCTTAAAAATCATTCTATCTACAACGAAGTATGTCTTGCACCGTATAGGAATGATGTGTTCGCTCAAATACCGCAACATCAAGCAGGTTGTCTATTCGGACAAAAAAGATCACCTGTACTCGTCACACACCAAAGCCTTACAAATCGTCAAGGACAAAAAGCCCAAAACTATACTTGATGTCGGATGCGGCCCAGGGTTTATAGCTAGACATTGTGAATCTTTGGGAGCAAAAGTAACTGGCCTGGATTATAGAGAACCCCTTCAGAATATGATGAGCGAGTTTATAAAAACCGATCTTGAGCATGGAGAATTCCCGGCAGATGCTTTCAAATATGATCTCGTCCTTTTGCTGGACGTTCTTGAGCACCTATCCTTCCCTGAACAACTCCTTCTTGATCTGCGCAATAACAGTCAATCCCTAAAAAACGTCGAAGCCCCTCTTACAGTAATTTCGACACCAAATATTGCCTTTATCGGGATACGAATTAACCTCCTGTTCGGACGATTCAATTATGCAGAACGGGGAATCCTGGACATCACCCACAAACGTCTGTTTACTCGTTCCTCCTTAAAAAGAAGCTTGATTGACAGCGGATATATCATAGAGAAAATAATGCCTATCGGTGCACCTTTTCAAGCGGTGATATCAGGCTGGCTCGGGAAATCTCTAAGTACAATTTCAAACCTGCTGGCGAATCTGTGGCCAACAATGTTTGCCTTTCAGTTCATGGTCCTTTGCAGACCCCGCCCGGGCATCAAGCAGATTTTAGAACAAACGAAATCTTCCTTCGGAACCGACCAAACGACCCCAAAGTCTCGTCTTTGAGCAAAACACAGGTTAAACCAAGTCTTGCTGACACTAAAAGCGGTTCACGCTATCAGTTTGAACGCCAGGGCTACTTTTGCGTTGACGCCAAAGATTCCAGAGACGGGCACCTGGTCTTCAACCGCACCGTCACTCTGCGTGACACCTGGGCAAAGATCACCAAACAGTGATAACGATAACGCTCCTCCGGTCCACTCTGACGCCCATCGCTCAATAAAAAATCGCACATAACTCTGTGTAAAAATCCACTTGACAAATTAATTAATACGCATATTATTGCCTGGTCAACTATTAATGAGTTGATGATTCACGAATCAACAATCCAGGAGTCAAGAAAATGACATGCTGCAAAGAAGATTCACTTGCGCGTCAGATATATATCACTTCTCAGGAGATGCGAAATTTCGCCGAAAAAGTACTCAAACCGTATGACCTCACCCTTGAACAATTACATCTCTTAAAAAATATGCCCGCGGAATCCGGCCTGTCCCAACGGGAAATCTGTGATGCAGCAAATAAAAACCCGGCCAACATGACAAGAATCCTGGACCGGCTTGAAGCAAAAGAACTGGTGATCCGCAGAGACAATCCCGACGACCGTAGGGCCTCACTTGTCTTTATCACAAAACAGGGTTCATCCCTGGTAAGCGAAGTGCATACGGTTTTTGATTCTTTCTCAACCCGACTTCTTAATGGAATCTCCGATAAAGATCAGACCCAGGTGATACGTTCTCTTGAAAAAATCTCCAAGAATCTAAATGCAATGTCTGCTGACATAGAAAACCAATCCAACACATGAGGTGCATTGTGCAGAAAATAATCATACTACTATCAGCAATCAGCCTGTTCTTCAGCGCCACCGTCCTTGCTCAGGACCCCCCTCCGGCAAAAGTGGTCACCACAAATATCATCCTGAAGGAAATAGCTGAAAACAGATCGTTTATCGGGCTTCTCTACTATGAACGGATAAGCCATGTTTCCTCGGAAGTCTCCGGGCTTGTGGAGAGCATCCAGGTGCGCGAAGGCGACCATGTAAAAAAAGGCTCGGCCCTGGTTCATCTTAACACCGAGATGCTTGATAAGGAAATAACCATCCAGCAGACAAGAATCAAACAGATCGAACTGCGTATCGAACAGACCGCAAAAAACCATAAAAGGCTCGATGGACTCTATCGCCAGAACGGCGTCAGCGAAAAGGAGTATGACGACACTTTCTATGCATATCAGGACGCCATCATTGAAAAATCAACAGCAGAAGAAACCCTTGGCAAACTCCTGATCCAGAAGCGCAAAAGTATCATTAACGCCCCCTTTGACGGGGTGGTTCTTGAAAAAAGTGTCGATATCGGCGACTGGGTACAACAGGGCAAACAACTGGTCCGCCTCGCCTGCACCGATGATCTCTTTGTCCGAGTGCCGGTGGCCGAAAATTTATTGCAGTATAGTTCCGTTGGCGACGAAGTGACTGTAATGATTAATGCTTACAAAAAGGAAGTCGCCGGGAAAATTTTCGATATCGACCCTACAGCCGACGCCAAGACCAAGAATATCTTCCTTAAAATAAAAATCCCGGTCATCGAAAAAATCGCTGAAAACATGTCGGCAACGGTTTTCGTGCCCACCAGCTCCAAAAGAAAGCTTGCGATCATTCCCAGGGATGCGTTGATAAAATTCCAGGGAAGCGATTTCGTCTATTCCATTAAAGACGGCAAGGCGGCGATCCTGCCGGTGAACATTGTCTCCTATCTTAATGGTACCATCGGCGCCGACAATCCTTATTTTGAGCCGGGCATGCCCGTGGTAATTGAAGGCAACGAACGTCTGCGTCCTGATCAATCAGTAATAGTTGTCGGAGAATAATAATGGACATCATCAAATATTCCATTGGCAAACCGGTCACTGTTGCCGTGGCGGTGATTCTCATTGTGATGTTCGGGATTCTCGGTTTGAACAAACTTCCTGTTCAGCTCACCCCTGATGTGGAAACCCCACAGATTACCGTGAGCACGGTCTGGGGCGGTGCAACTCCCTATGAAATCGAAAAGGAAATAATTGAAAAACAGGAAGAAGTCTTAAAAGGGCTCCAGGGCCTTACAGAGATGGAAAGTTCGAGTTTTAATAATTACGGCTCAGTAACTCTTTCCTTCGGGTTGGGCACAGATCTTGATGACGCACTGCTCAGGGTATCGAATAAAATGAATGAGGTATCCAATTACCCGGACAATGCCAACAAACCGGTAATCGAGGCAGCAGGAGCCCAGAGCTCTCCGGTGATCTGGACCTTCCTGAAGACCAAGCCTGGAAACGATCAGCATATCAACACCTTCAAAACTTTTTTTGAAAACAATGTCCGGCAGCATCTTGAGCGAGTTCCCGGGGTCGGGTCCCTGCTGGTTTTCGGCGGCACTGAAAACGAACTCCATATCACCATCGACATGAATAAAATGGCCCGCCATAACATTTCCATCGGCCAGATCACCAAGGCAATACAGAATTCCAACCGCAATATCTCCGCCGGTGTCCTGGGAATGGGCAAAAAGAATTACCGCATCCGTACCGTAAGCCAGTTTCAATCCCCTGAAGATGCCATGGACGTGGTGCTTTTTGATGACGGGATAAAACGGGTCTATCTGCGGGATGTGGCTGAAGTCGACCTGGGCTATAAAAAAGAAGACGGTTCCATACTCCATGACGGCATCCAAGGCATAGTTGTCGGGGTCAAAAAAGAGCAGGGAGCCAATGTTCTCGACCTGAGCGACAGAATGGAAGAAAAGGTGAATTGGCTCAATAACGGCATCCTTGCCGAAAATGGCCTGTACATCGACTGGGTATATGATCAGCGCCCCTACATCAATACCGCCATCGGCCTGGTAAAACAAAACGTCCTGATCGGCGGCCTGCTGGCCATCGCGGCGCTGCTCCTCTTTCTGCGAAGCCTTACCTCTACAGCGACCACTGCCATTGCCATCCCGATATCCGCCATCGGCTCCTTTATTTTCCTCTGGCTTATGGGCAGGAGTCTCAATGTTGTAAGCCTTGCGGGGATTTCCTTTGCCGTGGGCATGCTGCTGGATAATTCCATTGTTATTCTTGAGAATATCGACCGCCATCGAAAAATGGGTAAAGACGCTTTGTCCGCGGCATATGACGGAGCACAGGAAGTCTGGGGGGCGGTGCTGGCTTCCTCATTGACCACGGTTGCCGTGTTCCTGCCGGTAATCTTCATCCAGGAAGAGGCAGGGCAGCTGTTCAGAGACATTGCCATCGCAATCACCTTTTCAATTATATTAAGCCTTTTCGTGTCGATTTCGGTGATTCCAACCCTTATCCATCAGTTCTACAAACGAAAGAAAAACAGCACGTCGAAATTTCAGAAAAGCATTGTCGGTTCAAAAATCGCCTCGATGATTATGAAATTATCCGCTTTTTCTCTGAAAAATACTTTCATGCGCCTGACAACGATCATCGTTTTCACCTCGTTATCAATACTTTCGGCCTACCTGCTGATCCCCTCGGCGGAATACCTGCCCCAGGGAAACAGAAATCTTATTCTGAACATTCTGATCCCGCCACCTGGATATTCGGTGGACAAGCTCAAGGAAATGGGAGAATACATTTACAAGGAAGCAGAACCCTATTTCAAGGAAGACGGCAAGGACGGTATCCCGCAGCTTAAAAACATGTTTTATGTGGGGGCCGAGCGCTTCAATCTCTTCGGAGGGATCGGCGTCCACGAAACCCGCGCCAAGGAGATGATCCCCCTTTTTTCCCGCATCATGAATTCCATTCCCGGTATTTTCGGGGTAAGTATCCAGGCCGGAATTTTCGAGTCCGGCCTCGGTAAAGGCAGGACGGTTGATATAAACATTTCCGGCAAGGATATCGATGAGATTGTCAAGGTTGCCCAGACCCTGATGTTTGGCGTCATACCCCAGAAGATACCAGGGGCGCAGACCCGTCCCATACCGTCCCTTGAAACGAGCTATCCGGAAGTAAAAATCATCCCCAACAAGGAAAAACTTGCGGCCAACGGACTTTCGGAAGATGATCTCGGGGTCTATGCAGATGTCCTGATGGACGGACGTAAAATTGATGAATACCGCCCGGAAGGCATAAAACAGATCGACCTCGTACTCAAAGGCAATGACCTGAAATACCAGACACCGGAGGATATCTTGAACGGCACCATAGTCAACAGCTACGGCAACCTGATCCGGATTGCCGATGTCTCAACCATAGAATACGGCCAGGGCATGCCGCAGATCAATCATCTGGAACGGGACCGGACCATCACCCTTCAGGTGACACCTCCAGCAGACCTGCCCCTGCAGCGCAGCATGGAGATCATTGAAAATGACATCCTGGCTCCCCTGCAGCAGGGAGGCATGCTGGATAACGTTAACGTGACAGTGGGCGGCAATGCCGACAAACTTGACGAAACACGCCTTGCCTTGCAGTGGAACCTGCTGTTGGCGCTGCTCATCACCTATCTTCTGATGGCAGCGCTGTTTGAAAATTTCCTGTATCCCCTGGTCATCTTATTCAGCGTGCCGTTAGCCGCAGCAGGAGGCTTTGCAGGTTTAAGCGCAGTCAATGCCTTTATTGCACCCCAGGGATTTGATGTTCTCACCATGCTGGGTTTTATTATCCTTATCGGTACGGTGGTCAACAATGCCATCCTTATTGTCCACCAGTCATTGAATAACGTGCGTTATAACGGCCTCGTAGGTATCCCTGCAATATCCGACGCGGTGCAGACCAGAATCCGACCGATTTTCATGAGCGCCACCACCAGTGTTTTGGGCATGATGCCCCTTGTTCTTTCAACCGGTTCCGGGA is from Pseudomonadota bacterium and encodes:
- a CDS encoding glycosyltransferase family 39 protein, with translation MTWPDPRIDFGRELYVPWQILEGRHLYVALAYHNGPLSPYLNSLWFFLFGTSLRTLVLCNYMILLATSWIVYRILKEISGRLGAIFASSTFLLLFTFVNFTQTGNENWLTPYSHEITHGISLSLLALFLFNLSIMKKMSKYYAGAAGFFLGLVFLTKCEVFAAAISAFLFEFILLFISKEHRKKSGGILLCFFSGFIAPPLVSYIFFLSISSATEALQGVLGSWMYVFGQNNLESPYFSRNMGFDKPLQNIIRLLEVALSYAAIFLCSISIALISRKLTKFWHTTIAIITFVLPVILLWFFRQNIPWDSIFYPLPLILAFGILITLFQTYSPKTKNTSLNNSHFLRTGLFVFAFILLLKIILKTRIHYSGFGLAMPATLLLVVLLSEWLPAYVKKIGGSGRIFAALSTGIWTGIIICYLTFAHFIITSKTNIVGFGADSFFADARGIPIQKALNGILEHVEPDKTLKVVPATEILNYLSRRKNPLRYGNLNPHQVHIFGEHNILQDFKNNPPDYIVLADDHFKTFGHSYFGQSYAQSISLWISDNYKYVAWLAPAPPFANARTDILLFERTEPPSEDKIAKTLFTFEQFSQETKHD
- a CDS encoding glycosyltransferase; translation: MINKSDNFQKTTLVFVVAYHAENHIESLFERIPEYLFNNTKIHFLVIDDASSDKTVELAANWTKRHGIHNVSILQNPVNQGYGGNQKLGYRYAIDNGFDLVVLLHGDGQYTPELLPEFLKIREETGADVILGSRMVNIKDARLGGMPFYKLIGNRILTGFQNLLTGMKLAEYHTGYRAYSTRFLQSIPFEINTNDFHFDTEIILQAHYINAEIVEFPIPTHYGDEKCHVNGLRYALKIILSTTKYVLHRIGMMCSLKYRNIKQVVYSDKKDHLYSSHTKALQIVKDKKPKTILDVGCGPGFIARHCESLGAKVTGLDYREPLQNMMSEFIKTDLEHGEFPADAFKYDLVLLLDVLEHLSFPEQLLLDLRNNSQSLKNVEAPLTVISTPNIAFIGIRINLLFGRFNYAERGILDITHKRLFTRSSLKRSLIDSGYIIEKIMPIGAPFQAVISGWLGKSLSTISNLLANLWPTMFAFQFMVLCRPRPGIKQILEQTKSSFGTDQTTPKSRL
- a CDS encoding MarR family transcriptional regulator, translating into MTCCKEDSLARQIYITSQEMRNFAEKVLKPYDLTLEQLHLLKNMPAESGLSQREICDAANKNPANMTRILDRLEAKELVIRRDNPDDRRASLVFITKQGSSLVSEVHTVFDSFSTRLLNGISDKDQTQVIRSLEKISKNLNAMSADIENQSNT
- a CDS encoding efflux RND transporter periplasmic adaptor subunit, with translation MRCIVQKIIILLSAISLFFSATVLAQDPPPAKVVTTNIILKEIAENRSFIGLLYYERISHVSSEVSGLVESIQVREGDHVKKGSALVHLNTEMLDKEITIQQTRIKQIELRIEQTAKNHKRLDGLYRQNGVSEKEYDDTFYAYQDAIIEKSTAEETLGKLLIQKRKSIINAPFDGVVLEKSVDIGDWVQQGKQLVRLACTDDLFVRVPVAENLLQYSSVGDEVTVMINAYKKEVAGKIFDIDPTADAKTKNIFLKIKIPVIEKIAENMSATVFVPTSSKRKLAIIPRDALIKFQGSDFVYSIKDGKAAILPVNIVSYLNGTIGADNPYFEPGMPVVIEGNERLRPDQSVIVVGE
- a CDS encoding efflux RND transporter permease subunit, which produces MDIIKYSIGKPVTVAVAVILIVMFGILGLNKLPVQLTPDVETPQITVSTVWGGATPYEIEKEIIEKQEEVLKGLQGLTEMESSSFNNYGSVTLSFGLGTDLDDALLRVSNKMNEVSNYPDNANKPVIEAAGAQSSPVIWTFLKTKPGNDQHINTFKTFFENNVRQHLERVPGVGSLLVFGGTENELHITIDMNKMARHNISIGQITKAIQNSNRNISAGVLGMGKKNYRIRTVSQFQSPEDAMDVVLFDDGIKRVYLRDVAEVDLGYKKEDGSILHDGIQGIVVGVKKEQGANVLDLSDRMEEKVNWLNNGILAENGLYIDWVYDQRPYINTAIGLVKQNVLIGGLLAIAALLLFLRSLTSTATTAIAIPISAIGSFIFLWLMGRSLNVVSLAGISFAVGMLLDNSIVILENIDRHRKMGKDALSAAYDGAQEVWGAVLASSLTTVAVFLPVIFIQEEAGQLFRDIAIAITFSIILSLFVSISVIPTLIHQFYKRKKNSTSKFQKSIVGSKIASMIMKLSAFSLKNTFMRLTTIIVFTSLSILSAYLLIPSAEYLPQGNRNLILNILIPPPGYSVDKLKEMGEYIYKEAEPYFKEDGKDGIPQLKNMFYVGAERFNLFGGIGVHETRAKEMIPLFSRIMNSIPGIFGVSIQAGIFESGLGKGRTVDINISGKDIDEIVKVAQTLMFGVIPQKIPGAQTRPIPSLETSYPEVKIIPNKEKLAANGLSEDDLGVYADVLMDGRKIDEYRPEGIKQIDLVLKGNDLKYQTPEDILNGTIVNSYGNLIRIADVSTIEYGQGMPQINHLERDRTITLQVTPPADLPLQRSMEIIENDILAPLQQGGMLDNVNVTVGGNADKLDETRLALQWNLLLALLITYLLMAALFENFLYPLVILFSVPLAAAGGFAGLSAVNAFIAPQGFDVLTMLGFIILIGTVVNNAILIVHQSLNNVRYNGLVGIPAISDAVQTRIRPIFMSATTSVLGMMPLVLSTGSGSELYRGLGSVLLGGLALSTILTLFVIPALLAFIIKFERSRSNETA